The genomic segment CATACAGAAGTTAAGAAAATGTAAGGAGCTCTCTTTGGCAAATTTTATATTCGATCACAAAAAAGAATTCTTTCGACGAAATGCACACAAGTCTATGACTTTGCTTTTTTCTTCCGGAGAGTAATACTTCCATTCTTTTTTTTCAAACCGCAATAATCCACAATTAGGGCATTGTTTATTTTCATTTTTAAAATCGCAGGCATCAATACAGGGTGAATCATATATACCTTTCAGTTTTTGTTTCCATTCAACGAACGGATTCTTCGTTGTTTTCATGCAATTTTCTCCGAGAAAAATAGAAGACCAATTGAAAAGTAATGATATGGTTCGCTATGACAAACCATAGGTTTGGATAATCCTTACGATTGATCCTAAGGTCTCCAACCTCCTCA from the Leptospira ryugenii genome contains:
- a CDS encoding DUF1289 domain-containing protein, coding for MKTTKNPFVEWKQKLKGIYDSPCIDACDFKNENKQCPNCGLLRFEKKEWKYYSPEEKSKVIDLCAFRRKNSFL